A section of the Bacteroidia bacterium genome encodes:
- a CDS encoding 7TM-DISM domain-containing protein, whose amino-acid sequence MRVGLAYKLTLFLFLVGPFFVLSRGIEFYYAIDSNSSHRIDNLADLHWKSYSPGNAINMGYNINSTIWCKLEYDVLAIGNKTIWIFDNIHLDSISVYFRNKPWSVLGDRTRNHSAFFNIQAIPLPSIQDTERVVLFAAVKKQWTHIDFQMDLANSEVLQKNSNSELALSFTFLGFAILWLILIAYLFLKTKKKWYWHYLVYSVAGIIYVFTNMGILRDFVFPGFLYFSEIRIYSSCYWFLLMGAFLSHTIQHALISPVNYRIFTANQYVILGLSFLTIFLLFTGHFQLLSAATKAIYVLFLMNIIGFIVALIKALKLKQPMAFYVFFSFIPHIAWGLYIVFHAAGLFPFPLSLGNINLVIMYEMAFFGWLIIKDYIEAFRKNKMLQEKILADEKETLHFIELARIKERRQVSELLHDKIGVDIARTIHSLELGNGLVAKSYLAELGRDIRNLSHTILPRELEDGAF is encoded by the coding sequence ATGAGGGTCGGATTGGCTTATAAATTAACCCTGTTTCTCTTTTTAGTAGGTCCTTTTTTTGTATTATCAAGAGGTATTGAATTCTACTATGCCATTGATAGCAATTCAAGTCATAGGATAGATAATCTGGCCGATTTACACTGGAAGTCTTATTCACCTGGTAATGCTATAAACATGGGATATAATATCAATTCCACCATTTGGTGCAAATTGGAATACGATGTTTTGGCAATTGGAAACAAAACTATTTGGATTTTTGATAATATTCATCTGGATAGCATTTCTGTTTATTTCCGAAATAAACCCTGGTCCGTTTTAGGTGACAGAACCCGCAATCACAGCGCCTTTTTCAATATACAAGCCATTCCTTTACCATCCATTCAGGATACTGAAAGGGTGGTACTCTTTGCAGCTGTAAAAAAACAATGGACACATATTGATTTTCAAATGGATTTGGCAAATTCCGAGGTGCTTCAAAAAAACTCTAACAGTGAATTAGCATTAAGTTTTACCTTTCTTGGATTTGCAATTCTTTGGCTTATTTTAATTGCCTACTTATTCCTGAAAACCAAAAAAAAATGGTACTGGCATTATTTGGTTTACTCAGTTGCAGGAATAATTTATGTTTTTACCAACATGGGCATCCTTCGAGATTTTGTGTTTCCCGGCTTTTTATATTTCAGTGAAATTCGCATTTATTCCAGCTGTTACTGGTTTTTATTAATGGGTGCTTTCCTATCCCATACCATTCAACATGCATTAATTAGTCCTGTAAATTATCGCATTTTTACTGCTAATCAATATGTCATTTTAGGACTTTCCTTTCTTACCATTTTTTTATTGTTTACAGGGCATTTTCAGCTTTTATCGGCTGCCACCAAAGCCATTTATGTTTTATTCTTGATGAATATTATTGGCTTTATAGTTGCTTTAATCAAGGCCTTAAAATTAAAGCAGCCAATGGCTTTTTATGTTTTTTTTTCTTTTATCCCGCATATTGCCTGGGGACTTTATATTGTATTTCATGCTGCCGGTTTATTTCCTTTTCCCTTGTCATTAGGAAATATCAATCTTGTAATTATGTACGAAATGGCGTTCTTTGGATGGTTAATCATAAAGGATTATATAGAAGCCTTTCGGAAAAACAAAATGCTGCAGGAAAAGATATTAGCCGATGAAAAGGAAACACTACACTTTATAGAATTGGCAAGGATAAAGGAAAGGAGGCAGGTTTCGGAATTATTGCACGACAAAATTGGTGTTGATATTGCCAGAACTATTCATTCTCTTGAATTAGGGAATGGATTAGTTGCCAAATCTTATCTGGCGGAATTAGGCAGAGATATTCGTAATTTATCCCACACCATTTTGCCGCGTGAACTGGAAGACGGAGCCTTT
- a CDS encoding PAS domain-containing protein, with protein MDFHKLLFRQYKKYNLSENNTPPDFISEVNKTYNSFEERIRLLENILEVNQKELLRTNSELKRVLLEQELEIDRNIHEIRTSRNNLEESKTQLLAVFSAIDSVVISTNESGIIKFVSPSIKKQFGLEIHQVVGLDITSLARRIGLAINPFETLKNDQSLEFTSESGEKHFQLRLNTDNPESKNLVYSIMDITSDKNLRLQVEGQKEFYESILENIPADVALFTKDHRYIYLNSKAVKNPELRQLIIGKTDFEYFQATNRSVEKAIEREAIFQEAIQKRSYVEFDDRLVDANGKQKTLKRRFTPFLKPEYQEDYVMGFGIDVTELYEIQAHLKENEQKIKELNNSLEQKVIERTRELQIANKEMESFSYSVSHDLKSPLRAIQGYANILNEEYKQFIDTEGHRFLEEVIKNADRMTHLIDSLLSFSRLGKKEVHKVIFSLDELVSSMVEEEKPFPNPNSVLQIEPLGNAYADPDLLRQVLTNLISNALKYSSKKEKPTVEIKSIANGDELEVIVKDNGAGFNMDYYDKLFGVFQRLHSDKEFQGTGVGLALTQKIITKHGGRIWATSEPGNGAVFHFTLPQKQQQ; from the coding sequence ATGGATTTCCACAAACTATTATTTAGACAATACAAAAAGTATAATTTATCGGAAAATAACACACCTCCGGATTTTATTTCGGAGGTAAATAAAACCTATAATTCATTTGAAGAAAGAATACGGTTATTAGAAAATATTCTGGAGGTTAATCAAAAGGAGTTACTGAGAACGAACTCAGAATTAAAACGAGTACTGCTTGAACAAGAGCTCGAAATTGACAGGAACATCCATGAAATAAGAACTTCAAGGAATAACCTGGAAGAATCAAAAACTCAATTGCTAGCTGTTTTTTCAGCCATTGATTCCGTTGTAATATCAACCAATGAAAGTGGAATTATAAAATTCGTAAGTCCTTCAATTAAAAAGCAGTTCGGACTGGAAATTCATCAAGTTGTAGGCCTAGACATTACTTCATTAGCAAGAAGAATTGGGTTAGCAATTAATCCATTTGAAACACTAAAAAATGATCAAAGTCTCGAATTTACTTCAGAAAGTGGTGAAAAGCATTTCCAATTACGCTTAAATACCGATAATCCGGAAAGTAAAAACCTGGTTTACTCCATCATGGACATTACAAGTGACAAAAACTTACGCTTACAAGTTGAAGGGCAAAAGGAATTCTATGAAAGTATACTGGAGAATATACCGGCTGATGTTGCACTATTTACAAAGGACCATCGGTATATTTATTTGAACTCTAAAGCCGTTAAGAATCCCGAATTAAGGCAATTAATAATTGGAAAAACGGATTTTGAATACTTTCAGGCTACAAATCGCAGCGTTGAGAAAGCCATTGAAAGAGAAGCAATTTTTCAGGAGGCCATACAAAAGAGAAGCTATGTTGAATTTGATGACCGACTGGTAGATGCAAATGGGAAACAAAAGACACTAAAACGTCGCTTTACCCCTTTCTTAAAACCGGAATATCAGGAAGATTATGTGATGGGGTTCGGTATTGACGTTACAGAATTGTATGAGATACAAGCCCATTTGAAGGAAAATGAACAAAAAATAAAAGAACTGAACAACAGTTTGGAACAAAAGGTTATTGAAAGGACCCGGGAATTGCAGATTGCCAATAAGGAAATGGAATCCTTTTCCTATTCCGTTTCACATGACTTAAAATCACCACTTCGGGCTATTCAGGGGTATGCCAACATTTTAAATGAAGAATACAAACAATTCATTGATACAGAAGGGCACCGCTTTTTGGAAGAAGTAATAAAAAATGCGGATCGAATGACCCATTTAATTGATTCTCTTTTGTCCTTTTCACGATTAGGTAAAAAAGAAGTACATAAGGTAATTTTCAGTTTAGACGAATTGGTAAGTTCAATGGTGGAGGAGGAAAAGCCATTTCCCAACCCAAATTCAGTTTTACAAATTGAACCCTTAGGAAATGCTTATGCAGACCCGGATTTATTGAGACAGGTATTGACAAATTTGATCAGCAATGCATTAAAATATTCATCCAAGAAAGAAAAACCAACAGTCGAAATCAAGAGCATTGCGAATGGCGATGAACTTGAAGTTATTGTAAAAGACAATGGGGCCGGTTTCAATATGGATTATTACGATAAATTATTCGGTGTATTTCAACGCCTGCACTCCGACAAAGAGTTTCAAGGCACAGGTGTTGGACTGGCACTTACCCAAAAAATTATTACCAAACACGGAGGAAGAATCTGGGCAACATCCGAGCCCGGAAATGGCGCCGTATTTCATTTTACACTACCTCAAAAACAACAACAATGA
- a CDS encoding response regulator transcription factor, whose translation MKMDGNHSGKILLCDDHVLFCEGLSEIISKYFPKFEINVCYEIKEAEHLLATNEFQVFICDVFVKDGNGIELLARNRKSCQSTITIVLTGHFDAYIIGKAQRAGVDYFLKKEVELEILLSAIRGEYEGHLKKWEKPLLKGAQTVQLSKQEREILKLVRDGFLSKEIADKLYISKTTVDTHRRNIHRKLRTTSSNEILKMIYEGRIGL comes from the coding sequence ATGAAAATGGACGGTAATCATTCAGGTAAAATTTTGCTTTGTGATGATCATGTTTTGTTTTGTGAAGGTTTGAGCGAAATAATTTCAAAATATTTTCCCAAATTCGAAATCAATGTTTGTTACGAAATAAAAGAGGCAGAGCATTTGCTTGCTACAAATGAATTTCAGGTTTTTATCTGTGATGTTTTTGTAAAAGATGGAAATGGAATTGAACTTTTGGCAAGAAACCGAAAAAGCTGTCAAAGCACAATAACAATTGTGTTAACCGGCCATTTTGATGCTTACATTATTGGTAAAGCTCAGCGAGCCGGAGTTGATTATTTTCTTAAAAAGGAAGTAGAGCTCGAAATACTTTTATCCGCGATTCGGGGCGAATATGAGGGGCATTTGAAAAAATGGGAAAAACCCTTATTGAAAGGGGCTCAAACGGTTCAGTTATCCAAGCAGGAGCGTGAAATTTTGAAATTAGTCCGGGATGGTTTTTTAAGTAAGGAAATTGCTGACAAACTTTATATCAGCAAAACTACAGTCGACACCCACCGGCGAAATATTCACCGCAAACTTCGGACAACCAGTTCAAATGAAATTTTAAAGATGATATATGAGGGTCGGATTGGCTTATAA
- a CDS encoding response regulator, with translation MNQIETIDILLVEDNFNDAELALRVLKKNFPSRKLVHLEDGEQVLDYFNLRQNQPNTYHHSILPKVILLDLKMPKIDGLQVLEILKKDNELKKIPIVVLTSSKEDPDLKRCYELGVNSYIVKPVEFKEFMQIISQIGVYWVNYNQKPN, from the coding sequence ATGAATCAAATTGAAACCATAGATATTCTGCTAGTAGAAGATAATTTTAATGATGCAGAACTGGCACTAAGAGTTTTGAAAAAAAACTTTCCATCCAGAAAATTAGTTCACCTAGAAGATGGTGAACAAGTGCTTGATTATTTTAATCTTAGACAGAATCAACCAAATACCTACCACCATTCCATACTACCGAAAGTAATTTTACTTGATTTAAAGATGCCCAAAATCGATGGACTTCAGGTTTTGGAAATCCTTAAAAAAGATAATGAATTAAAGAAAATTCCAATTGTTGTATTAACCTCATCCAAAGAAGACCCGGACCTCAAACGCTGCTATGAACTTGGTGTTAACTCCTATATTGTTAAACCCGTTGAATTTAAAGAATTTATGCAAATTATTTCTCAAATAGGCGTGTAT
- a CDS encoding FIST C-terminal domain-containing protein: MNKFFSSSIRAVNAKRGITECMESALGDHFSDCTLVIIHASIGHNFQELVDQAHELAPNAKIVASSCCGIVGREGVSESMKDIAIMAVTGEAPKVAGVDGIYSHNSYEKCLEMASKLKAEDPGVRILYFLASGIDINNSECLRALIEVFGNEVSIFGATSSDNMKGVISYQSFDGKVYTNAAYLVGFSDPELGVETQATHGFVAVGEPLIVTKSHGNKILELNGKPAWSHYLNRLGLHENASCGESIPIGALAEELPSALAQEYGNNHILSVVTKQEGDTMYYAKSIPEGTKLWLTARDENRIFEQMEVMTNQMCERLKGKEIVAVFHADCLARGRYLFNKVLKEELVNRMQFPFLKNGECPPWLGMYGFGEFARLGNQNTYHNYTTALYILYKN; the protein is encoded by the coding sequence ATGAATAAATTTTTTTCTTCAAGTATTCGAGCTGTTAATGCCAAACGAGGCATTACTGAATGTATGGAATCGGCCTTAGGTGACCATTTTTCTGATTGTACTTTGGTGATAATTCATGCATCAATCGGGCATAATTTTCAGGAATTAGTCGATCAGGCCCATGAATTAGCTCCCAATGCAAAAATTGTTGCCTCTTCCTGTTGCGGTATCGTTGGTCGTGAAGGAGTGAGCGAATCTATGAAAGATATCGCTATTATGGCTGTAACAGGCGAAGCACCTAAAGTGGCTGGTGTCGATGGTATTTATAGTCATAATTCCTATGAGAAGTGTCTCGAAATGGCTTCCAAACTAAAAGCCGAAGACCCCGGAGTTAGAATTTTGTATTTCCTCGCTTCAGGCATAGATATTAATAATAGCGAATGTTTGCGGGCTTTGATTGAAGTCTTCGGAAATGAGGTTTCTATTTTTGGTGCTACTTCTTCCGATAATATGAAAGGTGTTATAAGCTATCAATCCTTTGATGGGAAAGTTTATACCAACGCAGCCTACCTCGTTGGGTTTTCTGACCCAGAACTGGGCGTTGAAACTCAGGCAACCCACGGCTTTGTAGCTGTTGGTGAGCCCTTAATTGTTACCAAATCCCATGGAAATAAAATTCTGGAACTTAATGGTAAGCCTGCCTGGAGCCATTACCTGAACCGATTGGGTTTACATGAAAATGCAAGCTGCGGTGAGTCAATTCCTATCGGTGCCCTGGCCGAAGAATTACCATCCGCCCTGGCCCAAGAGTACGGCAATAACCATATCTTATCCGTTGTCACCAAACAAGAGGGTGATACCATGTATTACGCCAAATCTATTCCCGAAGGAACTAAACTCTGGTTAACAGCACGAGATGAAAACAGGATCTTTGAACAAATGGAAGTCATGACCAACCAAATGTGCGAACGACTAAAAGGTAAAGAAATTGTGGCCGTTTTCCATGCCGATTGCCTCGCCAGAGGAAGATACCTATTCAATAAAGTCCTAAAAGAAGAATTGGTAAACCGTATGCAATTCCCCTTCCTTAAAAACGGCGAATGCCCACCCTGGCTTGGTATGTACGGCTTCGGAGAATTCGCCCGACTCGGAAACCAAAATACCTACCACAACTATACCACAGCCCTTTACATACTTTATAAAAACTAA